The sequence below is a genomic window from Syntrophales bacterium.
GAACATGAGCAAGCCCAGGGCCGCCAGGTTTACGATGTTCATGAAAAGAACCTGGGTTACGACATTACCAGTCTGGATTTGAATTCCGGGGAGCTGCGCCTGATTGAAATCAAGGGTCTGGCCGCGCCCACAGGCACAATCCTGCTCACACCAAACGAAAGGCGCGTGGCCGAGGACCGCCGAGACTGCTATTGGCTTTACGTTGTCACTAACTGCCTGCCTGATCCGCAGACAGGCGCCACCCATCCGATCATGCAGGAGCCGATCAAGGACCCGGCCAGATTCTCCTGGCGGGAAGTGACCAGGGTC
It includes:
- a CDS encoding DUF3883 domain-containing protein, with product EHEQAQGRQVYDVHEKNLGYDITSLDLNSGELRLIEIKGLAAPTGTILLTPNERRVAEDRRDCYWLYVVTNCLPDPQTGATHPIMQEPIKDPARFSWREVTRVAHYWLEVNTMTKPMTLREDSAPYGRKTP